TATCGCCATAGACATGCGCCTGCCCGACCGCCTGATCATACGCGAATCCCCCCTTGCCCCGAACGACAATGAGCGCGACAAGGGCGACACGCAGCCACAGGCGGACCCCACGGGGGAACAGGCCCCTGATGTACCATGGCTTTCTTCACCCGATACCGGCCCAAGACGGAGGCGGGCATGACCTACCCAGTGCCGGGACCGCTCAAGGCGAGCCTTCCCGTAACACGCACGGCGCCAGCAGCTCCCGTACCCGCGATCCGGGGTGCGGGCAACGTGCCCGCGCGGGTGCCACGCACACGTGCGGCGACAGCCCTTGTCCCGGCAGCCGAACGCATGCCCACACGCAGGCTGCGGACCGGGCCGTTCAGTGTGCTTGATATCGGATCGACCAAGATCGTCTGCCTGATCGGACGCGGGGAGCCCGACAATACCATCCGGATCCTTGGCCATGGGTGGCGACGCTCCCACGGGGTGCGCTCGGGCGGGATCGTGGACCTGCGCGAGGCGGAAAGCGCGATCCGTGCCGCCGTGGCGCAGGCGGAGGACATGGCGACGGAACGCCGGGATTCCATTTTCGTCAACCTGTCGTGCGGCCACCCCGAGAGCAGGCACATCAACGCGCGCTGGGCCATAGGCGGGCGCGCGATCACCCAGACCGATGTCGGTCGCATCATTGCCGAAGGCCGCCTGCGCGCGGTGTCCGAAGGGCGGTCGGCCATCCATACCCTGCCACTGGACTATGCGGTGGATGACACGCAGGAAGTACTCGACCCGCGCGGCCATCTGTGTGACCTGCTGTCCGCGCGCCTGCATGTGATCGACGCCAACACCACGGCGCTGCGCAACCTGGAAGCCGTGCTGTCACGCGTGGAGCTCAAGATCGAGGGGATGGTTTCCTCCCCGCTGGCCTCCGGCCTGGCGGTGATGAACGAGGATGAACGCAACCTTGGCGCCACGGTGGTGGACATGGGCGGCGGCACCACGTCCATCGGGGTGTTCGGCGAAGGGCGGCTGCTGCATACCGCCACCATCCCGGTAGGCGGGCTGCACATCACGCGCGACATCGCCCACGGGCTGTCCACATCCATCGACAATGCCGAGCGGCTCAAGACCATGCATGGTTCGGCCGAACTGCTGGCGGGCGACGACCATGATCCCATCCTTGTGCAACTGATTGGCGATAACGACCATCATTACGTCAAAATTCCCCGCGCAAAGATTGTCTCGATCATCCATCCCCGCGTTGAGGAAACCCTTGAAATGGTACGTGACAGGCTGGAAATGGCAGCCGTCGGCCCCGCATCCGACGGGCGGGTCATCCTGACGGGCGGCGGATCGCTTCTGGAGGGAATCGGGCCAATGGCGGCGCGCATCCTCAACCGGCAGGTCCGTCTTGGCCGCCCACGCCGAATTGTGGGCCTGCCGGAAAACCCGGCGACCTGGCCGATGTTCTCCACATCGGCGGGACTGCTGGCATGGGCCGCGGGTGCCGCCGATGAAATGGGGGAGCCGGACACGCATGATGCCCGTCCCGGCGGCCTCGTGAGACGTTTTGTAGATTTCATCCGTGACAGGGTATAATCTTGGATGGAAACCATTTATTGTACTTTGATTACTAGAATGCCCGCACGCCTACCCCAATCCATCGGGAGCCAAGCATGACCCTCAACCTGACCATCCCGCAGCAGAATCATTCCGATTTCACGCCCCGAATCACTGTAATCGGGGTTGGCGGCGGTGGTACCAATGCGGTGGACAACATGATCCAGTCGCAGTTGCAGGGCGTGGAATTCGTTGTTGCCAACACCGACGCCCAGCAGCTTTCCTACAGCAGCGCCGACCGGCGGATCCAGCTTGGTCCCCACCTGACGCAGGGCCTGGGGGCCGGGGCCAAGCCCGAGATCGGGCGTGCCGCAGCGGAAGAAGCCTGCGATGAACTCTCGCGCCATCTGGATGGCGCGCACATGGTCTTCATCACCGCGGGCATGGGCGGTGGCACCGGCACGGGTGCGGCCCCCGTCATTGCCCGCATGGCGCGTGAGCGGGGCATCCTGACCGTGGGCGTGGTGACCAAGCCCTTCACGTTCGAGGGACAGCGCCGTTCCAAGTCGGCGGATGCGGGCATTGCGGAACTCCAGCAGTTCGTCGATACGCTGATCGTCATCCCCAACCAGAACCTGTTCCGTCTGGCCAATGAGCGCACGAGCTGGAAAGACGCGTTCAAGATGGCGGACAACGTGCTGTACATGGGCGTACGTGGCGTGACCGACCTGATGATGGCGCCGGGGCTGGTCAATCTGGATTTTGCCGATATCCGCACCATCATGGCGGAAATGGGCAAGGCCATGATGGGC
This portion of the Komagataeibacter sp. FNDCF1 genome encodes:
- the ftsA gene encoding cell division protein FtsA, yielding MTYPVPGPLKASLPVTRTAPAAPVPAIRGAGNVPARVPRTRAATALVPAAERMPTRRLRTGPFSVLDIGSTKIVCLIGRGEPDNTIRILGHGWRRSHGVRSGGIVDLREAESAIRAAVAQAEDMATERRDSIFVNLSCGHPESRHINARWAIGGRAITQTDVGRIIAEGRLRAVSEGRSAIHTLPLDYAVDDTQEVLDPRGHLCDLLSARLHVIDANTTALRNLEAVLSRVELKIEGMVSSPLASGLAVMNEDERNLGATVVDMGGGTTSIGVFGEGRLLHTATIPVGGLHITRDIAHGLSTSIDNAERLKTMHGSAELLAGDDHDPILVQLIGDNDHHYVKIPRAKIVSIIHPRVEETLEMVRDRLEMAAVGPASDGRVILTGGGSLLEGIGPMAARILNRQVRLGRPRRIVGLPENPATWPMFSTSAGLLAWAAGAADEMGEPDTHDARPGGLVRRFVDFIRDRV